From Cellulomonas dongxiuzhuiae, the proteins below share one genomic window:
- a CDS encoding amidohydrolase, whose protein sequence is MTSTLYRHGVVHSPADPFAEALLVEDGVVAWMGSDDTADGLVAGVDEVVELQGALVAPGFVDAHVHLLETALAADGLDLTPAGGAVSMAAVLDAVAHVAAARGAGDRRIVHGTGWDEGAWPEGRPPTRHELDAAGQGLPVYLARVDVHSAVVSSALADLAGLRDLPGWSDDGRVTGGAHHAARDVARAVTAGERTALYRTALAKAAAAGIVSVHEQSAPHVDTRDGLRELLATTADAASGLPLVVGYRAEACVTVDDARALLADLPGLTGIGGDLNVDGSIGSRTAALRKPYADAPGTSGTLHMSAEQIANHVTAVTRAGSHAGFHVIGDRALDELLLGLRTAADVEGTAAIAAAGHRVEHAEMVDAHSLAQIVLLGLRLSVQPAFDIAWGGPDGMYATRLGRGRAAAMNPFADLAAAGVPLALGSDAPVTPFDPWAGVRGASAHHEADQRISVRAAFRAATRGGWRLAGLDHSGAGELRVGAPAHLAVWQAEHLVVQASRTSSWSADPRAGSPLLPDLGPDEPAPRCLRTTRAGVVLHDVLG, encoded by the coding sequence GTGACCTCGACCCTCTACCGGCACGGTGTCGTGCACTCTCCCGCCGACCCCTTCGCGGAGGCGCTGCTCGTCGAGGACGGTGTCGTCGCCTGGATGGGCTCGGACGACACCGCCGACGGTCTCGTCGCCGGTGTCGACGAGGTCGTCGAGCTGCAGGGCGCCCTCGTGGCCCCGGGGTTCGTCGACGCGCACGTGCACCTGCTCGAGACGGCCCTGGCCGCCGACGGGCTCGACCTGACGCCGGCCGGCGGAGCGGTGAGCATGGCCGCGGTGCTCGACGCGGTCGCGCACGTCGCCGCGGCGCGCGGCGCGGGCGACCGCCGAATCGTGCACGGCACCGGGTGGGACGAGGGCGCGTGGCCCGAGGGACGGCCACCGACCCGTCACGAGCTCGACGCCGCGGGGCAGGGCCTGCCGGTGTACCTCGCGCGCGTCGACGTGCACTCCGCGGTGGTCTCCAGCGCACTGGCCGACCTCGCAGGCCTGCGGGACCTGCCCGGCTGGTCGGACGACGGCCGGGTGACCGGCGGCGCGCACCACGCCGCGCGCGACGTGGCCCGCGCGGTGACCGCGGGGGAGCGCACCGCCCTGTACCGCACCGCGCTGGCGAAGGCGGCCGCGGCCGGCATCGTCTCGGTGCACGAGCAGTCGGCGCCGCACGTCGACACCCGCGACGGCCTGCGCGAGCTCCTGGCCACGACCGCGGACGCCGCGTCCGGTCTGCCGCTGGTCGTCGGCTACCGCGCCGAGGCGTGCGTCACCGTGGACGACGCCCGCGCGCTGCTGGCCGACCTTCCCGGGCTGACGGGCATCGGCGGCGACCTCAACGTCGACGGCTCGATCGGCTCGCGGACCGCCGCCCTGCGCAAGCCGTACGCCGACGCACCGGGCACGTCCGGAACGCTGCACATGTCGGCCGAGCAGATCGCGAACCACGTCACGGCGGTGACACGGGCCGGGAGCCACGCGGGCTTCCACGTCATCGGCGACCGCGCCCTGGACGAGCTGCTGCTGGGCCTGCGGACCGCCGCGGACGTCGAAGGCACCGCGGCGATCGCCGCGGCGGGACACCGCGTCGAGCACGCCGAGATGGTCGACGCCCACTCGCTGGCGCAGATCGTGCTGCTCGGTCTGCGGCTGTCCGTCCAACCGGCGTTCGACATCGCCTGGGGCGGCCCCGACGGGATGTACGCCACCCGGCTGGGTCGCGGCCGCGCGGCGGCGATGAACCCCTTCGCCGACCTCGCCGCCGCCGGGGTGCCCCTCGCGCTGGGGTCCGACGCACCGGTCACGCCGTTCGACCCGTGGGCCGGTGTGCGCGGCGCGTCGGCGCACCACGAGGCCGACCAGCGCATCTCGGTGCGCGCGGCCTTCCGCGCCGCGACGCGCGGCGGGTGGCGCCTCGCGGGGCTCGACCACAGCGGCGCGGGTGAGCTGCGCGTGGGCGCACCCGCGCACCTGGCCGTGTGGCAGGCCGAGCACCTCGTCGTGCAGGCCTCGCGCACGTCGTCGTGGAGCGCCGACCCGCGCGCGGGCAGCCCTCTGCTGCCCGACCTGGGCCCCGACGAGCCCGCCCCGCGCTGCCTGCGCACCACGCGCGCGGGCGTCGTCCTGCACGACGTGCTCGGCTGA
- a CDS encoding DEAD/DEAH box helicase, translating into MPSRRRSTRTATGPAAPGPAPSSPAEPSPAERYAASRRRAAADRGELATFRARLDFPLDDFQVEACAALERGSGVLVAAPTGAGKTVVGEFAVHLALAAGRKAFYTTPIKALSNQKYADLARVHGNERVGLLTGDTTVNGDADVVVMTTEVLRNMLYAGSAALDGLGYVVMDEVHYLADRFRGPVWEEVIIHLPDDVQLVSLSATVSNAEEFGDWLATVRGDTTVVVSEHRPVPLGQHVLVGDRLLDLYAGHVDPTAPGVDPPINPDLTHLLRRQPPGDRERRGPRDRGERGRGGHRPATGVRPVPRFVVVDELAQAGLLPAIVFIFSRLGCEAAVQQCLTAGVRLTTPAERADIRRVAEERCSAIPPEDLEILGYDAFVEALVRGVAAHHAGMLPLFKETVEDLFSRGWVKVVFATETLALGINMPARSVVLEKLVKWDGSAHVDVTPGEYTQLTGRAGRRGIDTEGHAVVVAHGALDPVQLAGLASRRLYPLRSSFRPTYNMAVNLVAQVGRERARDVLETSFAQFQADRGVVGLARQAQTHAEALEGYAEAMSCHLGDFGEYMTLRRAITERERGLARTEAATRRADVTRTLEGLHAGDVVEIPGGRRAEHAVVVDPGGKGGFDGPRPTVLTTDRQIRRLTVADVGTGLRTVGRLKVPARFEVRVPAARRDLAARLRSRLDELDLTPAPARGGGRRAERRSAAADDAELESLRRDLRAHPCHRCPDREDHARWAERWARLRDEHAALVRRISGRTGSIAAVFDRICDVLRTLGYLTTDESGALRVTQDGGWLRRLYAENDLVLAECLRRGVWEELDAPGLAAAVSTIVYRSRRDDDTEARVPGGPDGRLGRALDAAVRAWSELEDLEHGARLETIQPLDLGLVEPIHRWAAGRSLDAVLRGSDLAAGDFVRWCKQVIDVLDQISGAAPTARLRTTADRAVTALRRGVVAYSAV; encoded by the coding sequence GTGCCCTCACGTCGCCGCAGCACACGCACCGCGACCGGTCCCGCCGCGCCCGGACCGGCCCCCTCCTCGCCGGCCGAGCCGTCGCCCGCCGAGCGCTACGCCGCCTCACGTCGGCGCGCCGCCGCCGACCGCGGCGAGCTCGCCACCTTCCGCGCGCGCCTGGACTTCCCGCTCGACGACTTCCAGGTCGAGGCCTGCGCCGCGCTCGAGCGCGGCAGCGGCGTCCTGGTCGCCGCGCCGACGGGCGCCGGCAAGACGGTCGTGGGGGAGTTCGCCGTGCACCTCGCCCTCGCGGCCGGGCGCAAGGCGTTCTACACGACGCCCATCAAGGCGCTGTCCAACCAGAAGTACGCCGACCTGGCGCGCGTGCACGGCAACGAGCGCGTCGGCCTGCTCACCGGGGACACCACCGTCAACGGCGACGCCGACGTCGTCGTCATGACGACCGAGGTGCTGCGCAACATGCTGTACGCCGGCTCCGCCGCCCTGGACGGGCTCGGGTACGTCGTCATGGACGAGGTCCACTACCTCGCCGACCGCTTCCGCGGCCCCGTGTGGGAAGAGGTGATCATCCACCTGCCCGACGACGTGCAGCTCGTGTCGCTGTCCGCCACCGTGTCGAACGCCGAGGAGTTCGGCGACTGGCTCGCGACGGTCCGCGGCGACACGACGGTCGTGGTCAGCGAGCACCGCCCGGTGCCGCTCGGTCAGCACGTGCTCGTCGGCGACCGCCTCCTGGACCTGTACGCGGGCCACGTCGATCCCACCGCGCCCGGTGTCGACCCGCCCATCAACCCGGACCTGACGCACCTGCTGCGTCGCCAGCCACCCGGCGACCGCGAGCGCCGCGGTCCGCGCGACCGCGGCGAGCGTGGCCGCGGCGGTCACCGGCCCGCCACCGGGGTGCGACCCGTGCCACGGTTCGTCGTCGTCGACGAGCTCGCACAGGCCGGTCTGCTGCCCGCCATCGTGTTCATCTTCTCCCGCCTCGGCTGCGAGGCGGCCGTGCAGCAGTGCCTGACGGCCGGCGTGCGCCTCACGACGCCCGCCGAGCGGGCCGACATCCGGCGGGTCGCCGAGGAGCGGTGCTCCGCCATCCCGCCCGAGGACCTCGAGATCCTGGGGTACGACGCGTTCGTCGAGGCCCTCGTGCGGGGGGTGGCCGCGCACCACGCCGGCATGCTGCCGCTGTTCAAGGAGACCGTCGAGGACCTGTTCTCGCGCGGCTGGGTCAAGGTCGTGTTCGCCACCGAGACGCTCGCGCTCGGCATCAACATGCCGGCCCGCTCGGTCGTGCTCGAGAAGCTCGTCAAGTGGGACGGCAGCGCCCACGTCGACGTCACCCCGGGGGAGTACACCCAGCTCACCGGACGTGCCGGGCGTCGGGGCATCGACACCGAGGGGCACGCCGTCGTCGTCGCGCACGGCGCACTGGACCCCGTGCAGCTCGCCGGCCTGGCGTCGCGCCGCCTGTACCCGCTGCGCTCGTCCTTCCGGCCCACCTACAACATGGCCGTCAACCTCGTCGCACAGGTCGGCCGCGAGCGCGCGCGCGACGTCCTGGAGACGTCCTTCGCGCAGTTCCAGGCCGACCGCGGCGTCGTCGGGCTCGCGCGCCAGGCGCAGACGCACGCCGAGGCGCTCGAGGGCTACGCCGAGGCGATGTCCTGCCACCTGGGGGACTTCGGCGAGTACATGACCCTGCGGCGGGCGATCACCGAACGCGAGCGCGGCCTGGCACGGACGGAGGCCGCGACCCGGCGCGCCGACGTGACGCGCACGCTCGAGGGGCTGCACGCCGGCGACGTCGTGGAGATCCCCGGCGGGCGTCGCGCGGAGCACGCCGTGGTCGTCGACCCGGGCGGCAAGGGCGGGTTCGACGGGCCGCGGCCCACCGTCCTGACCACCGACCGGCAGATCCGCCGGCTGACCGTCGCCGACGTCGGGACCGGCCTGCGCACCGTGGGCCGGCTCAAGGTGCCCGCCCGGTTCGAGGTGCGCGTACCGGCGGCCCGCCGCGACCTCGCGGCTCGGCTCCGGTCACGGCTCGACGAGCTCGACCTGACCCCGGCACCCGCGCGCGGCGGGGGACGGCGTGCGGAGCGCAGGTCGGCCGCCGCCGACGACGCCGAGCTCGAGTCGCTGCGGCGCGACCTGCGCGCGCACCCGTGCCACCGGTGCCCCGACCGGGAGGACCACGCGCGGTGGGCCGAGCGCTGGGCGCGGCTGCGCGACGAGCACGCCGCGCTCGTGCGCCGGATCTCGGGACGCACGGGGTCGATCGCGGCCGTGTTCGACCGCATCTGCGACGTGCTGCGCACGCTCGGCTACCTCACGACGGACGAGTCCGGGGCGCTGCGCGTCACGCAGGACGGCGGCTGGTTGCGCCGCCTCTACGCCGAGAACGACCTGGTCCTGGCGGAGTGCCTGCGCCGCGGCGTGTGGGAGGAGCTCGACGCCCCCGGGCTCGCGGCCGCCGTCTCCACGATCGTGTACCGCTCGCGGCGCGACGACGACACCGAGGCACGGGTGCCCGGCGGGCCGGACGGCAGGCTGGGGCGCGCGCTCGACGCCGCGGTGCGAGCGTGGTCGGAGCTCGAGGACCTCGAGCACGGTGCGCGCCTCGAGACGATCCAGCCGCTCGACCTGGGTCTCGTCGAGCCGATCCACCGGTGGGCCGCGGGCCGCAGCCTCGACGCCGTGCTGCGGGGGTCGGACCTCGCAGCGGGCGACTTCGTACGCTGGTGCAAGCAGGTCATCGACGTCCTCGACCAGATCTCGGGGGCGGCGCCGACGGCGCGGCTGCGGACCACGGCCGACCGCGCGGTGACCGCGCTGCGGCGCGGGGTGGTGGCGTACTCGGCCGTGTGA